A single genomic interval of Rhodothermus profundi harbors:
- the ppc gene encoding phosphoenolpyruvate carboxylase, with translation MSRPASLPIEVEGTGITRPLSEHVNLLGRLLGQVIQEAAGSEMLELVETLRRLCKQAALENRPELREQAYRRIQSATYDELLWLLRAFTAFFHLVNQAEQQEIIRINRERALRSTPEQPRPESIDEAIRALKQQGRTLDEVLALLERLDIQPTLTAHPTEARRRSILYKQQHIAHLLARQRRCQLTPEEQEALLVDLHNQIALLLGTAEVREERPTVRDEVEQGLYFIQSTIWEAVPRIYEDVRRALRRYYNADVDFRPFLRYRSWIGSDRDGNPYVTPEITRWTALTQRRLVLQRYMEELRQLRRQLSLSDRYVPPPEALRRSLARDAREVVLPPHVLRQFRHESFRLKISYIMGRLHALLQALDDPSQSPPAYTAEAFVDDLRLLQRCLEACGLERIARYGRLNRLLVLAQTFGFHLVTLDVRQHSSVHEEAVAELLRLAGVENDYRALPESRRQELLAHELTNPRPLLPPGAPLSESTRQVLDTFSVIQELVQLDPRSVGSYIVSMTHTVSDLLEPMLLAKEVGLWRYERPVQSGQPGHVHCPIDFVPLFETIDDLKAAAHRLESILRHPVYRMQVAARGGFQEIMLGYSDSTKDGGYWTANWALHKAQEQLAEVCRRHSIDFRLFHGRGGTVGRGGGRANQAILAMPPVVHNGRIRFTEQGEVISFRYALPEIAHRHLEQIVNAMLRAVGLPPAADRAPDELATRRQLMEALAERSMRAYRRLIDAPAFWTWYTQITPIEQISRLPIASRPVSRRSAHEVDFESLRAIPWVFAWTQVRYLIPGWYGIGQALDELLQASPEQLQTLRTWYQSWPFFRTILQNAQREMVRARLEIAAYYDRLLGNGPTDFHRLIEEDYQRARSAILRITDQQELLDHDPIIRKSVQLRNPYTDVLNLVQVELMRRYRQAPEADRELLRRALFLSINGLAAAMQSTG, from the coding sequence ATGAGCAGGCCTGCTTCCCTCCCGATCGAAGTGGAAGGTACCGGTATCACACGACCGCTCAGCGAGCATGTCAATTTGCTGGGCCGCCTGCTGGGCCAGGTCATCCAGGAGGCCGCCGGCTCCGAAATGCTGGAGCTGGTCGAAACGCTGCGTCGCCTGTGCAAGCAGGCGGCCCTCGAAAATCGCCCAGAGCTACGGGAGCAGGCCTACCGGCGCATTCAGAGCGCCACCTATGATGAACTGCTCTGGCTGCTGCGCGCCTTCACGGCATTTTTTCATCTGGTCAACCAGGCAGAGCAACAGGAAATTATTCGGATCAACCGAGAACGGGCCCTGCGCAGCACTCCAGAACAACCGCGTCCGGAATCAATTGATGAGGCCATTCGCGCCCTGAAGCAACAGGGACGGACCCTTGACGAGGTGCTGGCCCTCCTGGAACGCCTGGATATTCAACCCACGCTAACCGCCCATCCAACCGAAGCCCGCCGCCGCAGCATTCTCTATAAGCAACAACATATTGCGCACCTGCTAGCCCGGCAACGTCGATGCCAGCTCACGCCAGAAGAGCAGGAAGCATTGCTGGTGGACCTCCATAACCAGATTGCCCTGCTCCTAGGCACCGCTGAAGTGCGCGAGGAACGCCCCACCGTTCGCGATGAAGTGGAGCAGGGCCTGTACTTCATTCAGAGCACAATCTGGGAGGCTGTCCCACGCATTTACGAAGACGTGCGCCGGGCGCTGCGCCGCTATTATAATGCGGACGTGGACTTTCGCCCCTTCCTGCGATACCGCTCCTGGATTGGCAGCGACCGGGACGGCAATCCGTACGTTACGCCCGAAATCACCCGGTGGACAGCCCTGACGCAGCGCCGCCTGGTACTCCAGCGGTACATGGAGGAGCTCCGTCAGCTCCGGCGGCAGCTTAGCCTGTCCGACCGCTACGTTCCCCCTCCAGAAGCTCTGCGCAGATCGCTGGCTCGCGATGCTCGTGAAGTTGTGCTCCCGCCACACGTCCTTCGACAGTTCCGGCATGAATCCTTCCGACTCAAGATTTCCTACATCATGGGGCGGCTGCACGCGTTGCTGCAAGCCCTGGACGATCCGAGCCAGTCTCCGCCTGCCTACACCGCCGAGGCTTTTGTTGACGATCTTCGCCTGCTTCAGCGCTGCCTTGAGGCCTGCGGCCTGGAGCGCATCGCCCGCTACGGCCGGCTTAACCGTTTGCTGGTGCTGGCGCAGACGTTTGGCTTCCATCTGGTCACGCTGGACGTGCGCCAGCACAGCAGTGTTCATGAGGAAGCCGTCGCCGAACTATTACGCCTGGCCGGTGTGGAGAACGACTACCGAGCGCTGCCTGAGTCGCGCCGCCAGGAGCTACTGGCCCATGAACTGACCAATCCTCGTCCGCTTTTGCCGCCGGGCGCCCCGCTTTCGGAAAGCACGCGCCAGGTTCTGGACACCTTCTCCGTCATCCAGGAGCTGGTGCAGCTCGATCCCCGCAGCGTGGGCAGCTACATCGTCAGCATGACGCACACCGTCAGCGACCTGCTAGAGCCCATGCTGCTGGCTAAGGAGGTAGGCCTCTGGCGCTACGAACGCCCTGTCCAGAGCGGCCAACCAGGCCACGTGCACTGCCCGATCGATTTTGTGCCGCTTTTTGAAACCATTGATGACCTGAAGGCCGCAGCCCATCGGCTCGAATCCATTCTACGCCACCCTGTCTATCGCATGCAGGTAGCCGCCCGGGGTGGTTTTCAGGAAATTATGCTGGGCTATTCCGACAGCACAAAAGACGGTGGCTACTGGACGGCCAACTGGGCGCTGCACAAGGCGCAGGAACAACTGGCCGAGGTGTGTCGCCGTCATAGCATCGATTTTCGCCTGTTTCATGGGCGTGGAGGCACGGTCGGCCGAGGAGGCGGACGCGCCAACCAAGCCATTCTGGCCATGCCCCCGGTCGTGCATAACGGCCGCATTCGGTTCACCGAACAGGGCGAAGTGATCTCCTTTCGCTATGCCCTGCCCGAAATAGCGCACCGCCATCTAGAGCAAATCGTCAACGCCATGTTGCGCGCCGTAGGCCTACCACCTGCTGCCGACAGGGCCCCTGACGAACTGGCCACGCGCCGCCAGCTCATGGAAGCGCTCGCCGAACGCTCCATGCGCGCCTACCGTCGTCTCATCGACGCTCCCGCCTTCTGGACCTGGTACACCCAGATTACTCCTATCGAGCAGATCAGCCGTCTGCCCATCGCATCCCGACCGGTTTCGCGCCGCAGCGCGCACGAGGTGGACTTTGAAAGCCTACGCGCCATCCCCTGGGTATTTGCCTGGACGCAGGTGCGCTACCTGATCCCCGGTTGGTACGGAATTGGCCAGGCACTCGACGAGCTGCTCCAAGCCTCGCCCGAACAGCTCCAGACCCTGCGCACCTGGTATCAATCCTGGCCGTTCTTCCGAACCATCTTACAGAATGCGCAGCGCGAAATGGTACGCGCTCGGTTGGAAATCGCCGCCTATTACGACCGGCTGCTGGGCAACGGCCCGACTGACTTTCATCGGCTCATCGAAGAGGACTACCAGCGCGCCCGCTCGGCTATCCTGCGCATCACCGATCAGCAAGAGCTGCTCGATCATGACCCGATCATCCGTAAATCCGTGCAGCTTCGTAACCCCTACACCGACGTGCTCAACCTAGTGCAAGTCGAACTGATGCGACGCTATCGCCAGGCGCCCGAAGCCGACCGGGAGTTGCTCCGCCGCGCGCTGTTTCTAAGCATTAACGGCCTTGCAGCCGCCATGCAAAGCACCGGATAA
- the hemG gene encoding protoporphyrinogen oxidase — protein sequence MASVGIIGAGIAGLAAAYELHRRGLEVTVFEASDRIGGFIQSERMEGFLVEYGPQTLQRTSADLEELLRRIDLEDACIAAQPVASKRFIVRSGRPIPLPRSPRELLRTPLLSPRARLRLLAEPFIARSHRSTEESVAKFARRRLGPEVLDYLVEPFVAGIFAGNPEHLSIRHAFPKLFELEQQYGSLFWGFIRDRMKQRYHPAPRRSMFSFVEGLHMLPRALADRLPAQAILRNAEVLAIRWDEKNPWTLSFRENGRTATRFFDVIVCATSLHHLAQIRILPPLDRQPLSTVEHPPLALVALGFRREQVAHPLDGFGLLVPAVEREFQILGTLFSSSLFPNRAPEGHVLLTTFVGGMRHPEQALLPDDRLEALVLQDLRRLLGISGPPVFRHIWRWERSIPQYRLGYDTVIACVRDVEMSRPGLFLAGNYREGISVVDALHSGLKAAQQIILHLREEAAGGLAKLLLGD from the coding sequence ATGGCTTCTGTAGGAATCATTGGTGCCGGCATTGCAGGCCTGGCCGCTGCCTACGAGCTGCACCGCCGCGGCCTGGAGGTTACGGTCTTTGAAGCGTCTGACCGGATTGGGGGCTTTATTCAGTCGGAACGCATGGAAGGATTTCTGGTGGAGTATGGCCCGCAGACGCTCCAGCGCACTTCAGCCGATCTGGAAGAGCTGCTGCGTCGCATCGACCTGGAAGATGCCTGTATTGCGGCCCAGCCGGTGGCTTCAAAGCGTTTTATTGTTCGCAGCGGCCGTCCCATTCCTTTACCTCGCTCCCCTCGCGAGCTGCTGCGCACCCCTCTGCTCTCGCCCCGTGCCCGGCTTCGGCTGCTGGCCGAGCCCTTCATTGCACGCTCCCACCGGAGCACGGAGGAGTCCGTCGCCAAATTTGCCCGCCGCCGCCTGGGTCCCGAAGTGCTGGACTATCTGGTAGAACCCTTCGTGGCCGGTATTTTTGCAGGTAATCCGGAGCACCTCTCCATACGCCATGCTTTCCCAAAGCTCTTCGAGCTGGAACAGCAGTACGGCTCCCTGTTCTGGGGCTTTATACGCGACCGCATGAAGCAGCGCTATCATCCTGCGCCGCGCCGGTCGATGTTTTCGTTTGTCGAGGGACTGCACATGCTTCCCCGGGCACTGGCCGATCGGCTGCCTGCCCAGGCAATCCTTCGAAACGCAGAGGTTCTGGCCATCCGCTGGGATGAAAAGAATCCCTGGACGCTGAGCTTTCGCGAAAACGGTCGCACGGCCACACGCTTTTTTGACGTAATTGTCTGCGCCACCTCCCTCCACCATCTGGCGCAAATTCGCATTCTTCCCCCTCTGGATCGCCAGCCCCTCAGCACCGTCGAGCATCCTCCCCTCGCGCTTGTAGCCCTGGGCTTTCGCCGCGAACAGGTAGCCCACCCGTTAGACGGCTTTGGCTTGCTGGTACCAGCAGTAGAACGAGAATTCCAGATTCTGGGCACGTTGTTTTCTTCATCGCTCTTTCCTAACCGGGCCCCGGAGGGCCATGTGCTGCTGACCACTTTTGTCGGCGGCATGCGTCACCCCGAGCAGGCGCTGCTGCCCGACGACCGGCTGGAGGCCCTGGTTTTGCAAGACCTGCGCCGGCTGCTGGGCATCTCAGGCCCACCAGTGTTCCGACACATCTGGCGCTGGGAGCGCTCAATTCCTCAGTACCGCCTGGGATACGACACCGTCATTGCCTGCGTGCGCGACGTCGAAATGAGCCGACCCGGACTCTTCCTGGCAGGCAACTATCGCGAAGGAATCTCCGTAGTCGATGCCCTGCACTCTGGCCTGAAAGCTGCTCAGCAGATCATCCTCCATCTACGAGAAGAAGCTGCCGGCGGCCTGGCCAAACTACTCCTGGGAGATTGA
- a CDS encoding 30S ribosomal protein THX — MGKGDRRTRRGKIWRGTYGKYRPKKKKKKKQQQEAAAADSQ, encoded by the coding sequence ATGGGGAAAGGAGATCGTCGTACGCGGCGCGGTAAAATCTGGCGCGGCACTTATGGGAAGTACCGCCCCAAAAAGAAAAAGAAAAAGAAACAGCAACAGGAAGCTGCGGCGGCGGATAGCCAATAA
- a CDS encoding 2,3,4,5-tetrahydropyridine-2,6-dicarboxylate N-succinyltransferase — protein sequence MRQTLEAMQTELYATLRQRIEALATQPTESLDERAAREAFDELLEGLNQGTIRAATPAEDGRWITHPWVKQGILLGFRIGRLVDYSTERFPFFDKDTYPLKPITLADRIRVVPGGSSIRTGAYLAPGVVCMPPMYVNVGAYVDEGTMIDSHALVGSCAQIGKRVHLSAAVQIGGVLEPVGARPVIIEDDVFVGGGCGIYEGCLIRKGAVLAPGVILTGSTKLYDLVHERILAPPPGEPLEVPPYAVVVPGARAVRSPFGEAHGLSLYTPVIVKYRDARTNAATALEETLR from the coding sequence ATGAGGCAAACACTGGAAGCAATGCAGACTGAGCTTTACGCAACGCTGCGCCAGCGCATCGAAGCACTGGCTACCCAGCCCACGGAATCGCTGGATGAACGCGCCGCTCGGGAAGCGTTCGATGAACTGCTCGAAGGACTGAACCAGGGCACCATTCGAGCAGCTACGCCTGCTGAAGACGGCCGTTGGATTACCCATCCCTGGGTCAAACAGGGAATTCTACTTGGCTTTCGAATTGGACGGCTGGTCGATTATTCTACGGAACGCTTTCCCTTCTTCGATAAAGACACGTACCCCCTGAAGCCGATCACCCTGGCCGACCGAATTCGCGTGGTGCCAGGCGGCTCGTCGATTCGCACCGGCGCCTACCTGGCACCCGGCGTGGTCTGCATGCCGCCCATGTACGTGAACGTGGGCGCCTACGTCGATGAAGGGACCATGATCGACTCACATGCGCTGGTCGGCAGTTGTGCCCAGATTGGCAAGCGCGTGCACCTGTCGGCCGCCGTGCAAATCGGCGGCGTGCTGGAGCCGGTGGGCGCCCGGCCGGTCATCATTGAAGATGACGTGTTTGTAGGAGGCGGCTGCGGCATCTACGAAGGATGCCTGATTCGTAAAGGTGCCGTGCTGGCCCCCGGTGTCATTCTGACGGGCTCAACAAAACTGTACGATCTGGTGCACGAACGCATACTGGCCCCGCCGCCTGGCGAACCATTAGAGGTGCCTCCCTATGCAGTGGTGGTGCCTGGCGCCCGCGCCGTACGTTCTCCTTTTGGGGAAGCCCACGGGCTTTCCCTGTACACACCGGTTATTGTCAAATATCGCGACGCCCGCACCAACGCAGCAACCGCCCTGGAAGAAACGCTACGATGA
- the cobA gene encoding uroporphyrinogen-III C-methyltransferase, which produces MQHPHNRSAEPGKVYLVGAGPGDPELITVRGLSLLRQAEVVVYDRLVHPALLEEVPPTAERIYVGKTPGRHALPQEKIQALLIDRARRNRIVVRLKGGDPFVFGRGGEEARALAQAGIPFEIVPGVTSAIAVPAYAGIPVTQRGVAGAFAVVTGHRCDLETLALDWSALARIDTLVLLMSLRRLPELTRLLRENGRAPETPVAVISNGTTTAQQHVVGTLADIAERATSLNTPATVIVGEVVRLANELAWFHPAPAPSPFARHPEPQPSDT; this is translated from the coding sequence ATGCAGCACCCCCATAACCGTTCTGCCGAGCCCGGTAAGGTTTATCTGGTAGGCGCCGGCCCGGGTGATCCCGAGCTGATTACCGTGCGCGGGCTGTCGCTCCTGCGCCAGGCGGAGGTTGTCGTTTACGACCGACTGGTGCATCCCGCCCTGTTGGAAGAAGTGCCTCCTACTGCCGAACGCATCTATGTGGGCAAAACACCGGGTCGCCACGCACTACCCCAGGAGAAAATCCAGGCGTTATTAATCGACCGAGCCCGCCGCAACCGGATCGTAGTCCGACTCAAAGGCGGCGACCCGTTCGTTTTTGGCCGAGGCGGCGAAGAAGCCCGAGCCCTGGCCCAAGCCGGCATTCCCTTCGAAATCGTCCCCGGCGTTACCAGCGCCATAGCTGTACCGGCCTATGCAGGCATTCCGGTAACGCAGCGCGGCGTAGCGGGCGCATTTGCCGTCGTAACAGGCCACCGCTGCGACCTGGAAACGCTCGCGCTGGACTGGTCGGCGCTGGCACGCATCGATACGCTGGTGCTGCTCATGAGCCTGCGCCGCCTACCTGAACTAACCCGCCTGCTGCGCGAAAACGGCCGCGCACCGGAGACCCCGGTCGCCGTCATTAGCAATGGCACAACGACGGCCCAGCAGCATGTCGTCGGCACGCTGGCCGACATTGCCGAGCGCGCAACCTCCTTAAACACACCCGCTACCGTCATTGTGGGGGAAGTGGTCCGCCTGGCCAATGAGCTGGCCTGGTTCCACCCTGCGCCCGCACCTTCTCCATTTGCCCGGCATCCTGAACCGCAGCCTTCCGATACATAA
- the dapA gene encoding 4-hydroxy-tetrahydrodipicolinate synthase encodes MAAQPVFRGTAPALVTPFTRDGNVDEPALRRLIDRQIEGGVDALVVLGTTGENATIWPEERRRIVELTLEHVNGRVPVIVGTGNNSTSESLIFSREAARAGADGLLIVGPYYNKPPQEGFRAHVAAIAEAVDTPLILYNVPGRTGFNMTAETVLQLAEEIPTVVGIKEASGNLAQIGDILAHRPRKLAVYAGDDEITLPLLALGADGVISVVCNALPERFTALVRAGLAGRFEEARKLHFELLPAMRACFYATNPIPIKAVLHAMGLIEDVLRLPLVPPDEATRRRVLEAFEAFLTTA; translated from the coding sequence ATGGCTGCACAACCGGTATTTCGAGGAACCGCTCCTGCTCTGGTAACGCCCTTTACGCGCGACGGCAACGTGGACGAACCTGCCCTGCGACGGCTGATCGACCGCCAGATCGAAGGCGGCGTCGATGCCCTGGTCGTACTGGGAACCACAGGGGAAAACGCCACCATCTGGCCCGAAGAACGCCGTCGCATTGTCGAACTTACGCTGGAGCACGTGAACGGACGCGTGCCCGTCATTGTAGGAACGGGCAATAATTCAACCAGCGAAAGTCTGATCTTTTCGCGCGAGGCTGCCCGAGCCGGCGCCGACGGCCTCTTGATTGTAGGCCCCTATTACAACAAGCCCCCGCAGGAAGGCTTTCGAGCCCACGTAGCCGCCATCGCAGAAGCGGTGGACACTCCCCTGATCCTCTACAATGTGCCCGGCCGCACTGGATTCAACATGACTGCCGAAACCGTTCTGCAACTGGCAGAAGAAATACCTACAGTGGTTGGCATCAAGGAAGCGTCGGGCAACCTGGCCCAGATCGGTGACATCCTGGCCCATCGACCGCGCAAGCTGGCCGTCTACGCAGGCGACGACGAAATCACGCTGCCCTTGCTGGCGCTGGGCGCTGACGGGGTAATTTCAGTCGTCTGCAATGCGCTGCCTGAACGCTTTACCGCGCTGGTGCGGGCCGGCCTGGCAGGCCGTTTCGAAGAAGCACGCAAACTGCACTTCGAGTTGCTGCCGGCCATGCGCGCCTGTTTCTACGCGACCAACCCCATCCCCATCAAGGCAGTCCTGCACGCCATGGGCCTGATCGAAGACGTCCTGCGCCTGCCCCTGGTACCGCCTGACGAAGCAACCCGCCGCCGTGTGCTTGAGGCGTTTGAAGCCTTCCTGACAACTGCCTGA
- a CDS encoding general stress protein CsbD: MATRRMEESWERTKEQIRVIWGDVLSDQELQKARGNLHAMVSLIHEKTGESREEILQKMEALL, from the coding sequence ATGGCCACCAGACGGATGGAGGAGAGCTGGGAGCGTACTAAAGAGCAGATCCGCGTCATCTGGGGCGACGTTCTGAGCGATCAGGAATTGCAAAAGGCGCGTGGTAATCTGCATGCCATGGTTTCACTGATCCACGAAAAGACAGGCGAGTCTCGCGAAGAGATCCTTCAGAAAATGGAAGCCCTTCTTTAA
- a CDS encoding acyl-CoA carboxylase subunit beta: MEKSEAQVAGEFGSPLTTNNPVVQNWIAQHRALIEALQRQAEQIRLGGGAKRIEREHQRGKLTARERIARLLDDPEEFWELGLWAGYGMYTEEGGCPAGGTVMGLGRVSGHLCMIVANDATVKAGAWFPITVKKNLRAQEIALQNRIPIIYLVDSAGVYLPMQDEIFPDRDHFGRIFFNNARLSSLGVPQIAAIMGSCVAGGAYLPIMSDEALIVQGTGSVFLAGPYLVRAAIGEIVDAETLGGATTHTEISGVTDYKMPDDETCLETIRRLMSHLGPRPRAGFPRSTPRPPAFPPEDLYGLVPPDLQQPYDMREVIARIIDADSWTEYKAGYGQTIITGYARIDGWSVGIVANQRLVVRSRQGEMQVGGVIYSDSADKAARFIMNCNQKRIPIVFFQDVTGFMVGKRAEHGGIIKDGAKLVNVVANSVVPKFTVVVGHSFGAGNYAMCGRAYEPRLMLAWPTARIAVMGGKQAAQTLLQVQLGKLERQGKTLSEEEKQQLLEEIESRYEAQTSAYYAAARLWVDAIIDPIETRRWISLGIEMADHNPDLPPFNPGVLQV, translated from the coding sequence ATGGAGAAAAGTGAAGCGCAGGTGGCCGGCGAATTCGGCTCACCGCTGACCACGAATAACCCTGTTGTACAAAACTGGATTGCTCAACATCGGGCGTTAATCGAAGCACTGCAACGCCAGGCCGAACAGATCCGGCTGGGCGGCGGGGCCAAACGCATTGAGCGCGAACATCAGCGGGGTAAACTAACAGCACGGGAGCGAATTGCTCGTCTGCTGGACGATCCTGAGGAGTTCTGGGAACTGGGGCTCTGGGCCGGCTATGGGATGTACACGGAGGAGGGAGGGTGTCCGGCGGGTGGTACGGTCATGGGATTAGGACGCGTGAGTGGCCACTTATGCATGATTGTGGCCAACGACGCTACCGTAAAAGCCGGGGCCTGGTTTCCCATTACGGTGAAGAAAAACCTGCGCGCGCAAGAAATAGCCCTGCAGAACCGCATTCCCATTATCTATCTGGTTGATTCGGCCGGCGTTTACCTGCCCATGCAGGATGAAATCTTTCCCGACCGCGATCACTTTGGCCGCATCTTTTTTAACAATGCACGGCTTTCCAGTCTGGGTGTGCCGCAGATCGCGGCCATCATGGGCAGTTGCGTGGCAGGAGGCGCATATCTGCCCATTATGAGCGACGAGGCGCTTATTGTGCAGGGCACTGGATCGGTATTTCTGGCAGGGCCTTATCTGGTACGAGCAGCGATCGGGGAAATCGTCGATGCCGAGACGCTGGGAGGAGCTACTACGCACACGGAAATTTCGGGCGTGACCGACTACAAAATGCCAGACGATGAGACGTGTCTGGAGACAATTCGTCGCCTGATGTCCCATCTGGGCCCGCGCCCGCGGGCCGGGTTTCCCCGCAGCACGCCGCGCCCGCCTGCCTTTCCCCCGGAAGACCTCTATGGGCTGGTGCCGCCTGATCTGCAGCAACCCTACGATATGCGTGAAGTGATTGCGCGCATTATCGACGCGGATTCCTGGACGGAATACAAGGCAGGCTATGGCCAGACCATTATTACCGGCTATGCCCGTATTGATGGCTGGAGCGTAGGTATTGTGGCCAATCAACGGTTGGTGGTACGCAGCCGCCAGGGGGAAATGCAAGTGGGCGGCGTAATCTATTCCGACTCGGCTGACAAGGCGGCCCGCTTCATCATGAACTGCAATCAAAAGCGCATCCCTATTGTTTTCTTCCAGGACGTAACAGGCTTCATGGTCGGGAAACGGGCCGAACACGGCGGTATCATCAAGGATGGAGCCAAGCTGGTCAATGTGGTAGCCAACTCGGTCGTTCCGAAGTTCACGGTGGTTGTTGGGCACTCATTTGGAGCAGGTAACTATGCGATGTGTGGACGGGCCTATGAGCCCCGACTCATGCTGGCCTGGCCAACAGCCCGCATTGCGGTGATGGGCGGCAAACAGGCAGCGCAGACGCTGCTGCAGGTGCAGCTTGGCAAGCTCGAACGCCAGGGGAAGACCCTTTCGGAAGAAGAAAAACAGCAGTTGCTGGAAGAGATTGAGTCGCGCTACGAAGCCCAAACCTCTGCCTATTATGCAGCCGCCCGCCTCTGGGTAGATGCGATCATTGATCCGATAGAAACGCGCCGTTGGATCAGTCTGGGTATCGAGATGGCGGATCACAACCCGGACCTGCCCCCCTTTAACCCGGGTGTGCTTCAGGTCTGA
- a CDS encoding trans-sulfuration enzyme family protein — protein sequence MQPQTRLTLAGQQTDTSYNSVVPPIYQCSTFRFEDVGQTKGYDYSRSGNPTRRTLEEVLADLEGGVGAVATTSGMAAISTVLSMFDHGIHVICAHDCYGGTERLLNLLARQGKLDVSFVDLRDLKAAEAALRPNSRIIWVETPSNPLLRIVDLKALCQFARTHGLLVVVDNTFLSPLQQRPFEFGADIVVYSTTKYLNGHSDVVGGAVIVRTEELNEQLQFVANAHGTIAGPFDCWLVLRGLKTLPVRIRQHEHNAMAVARFLEQHPNVERVFYPGLPSHEGHDIAARQQKGFGGMVSFTVKGGLEAVHHILRATRVFTLAESLGGVESLIEHPATMSHASMRPEQREAAGITDNLIRLSVGIEATEDLIADLEQALAYEPATVTA from the coding sequence ATGCAGCCACAGACGCGTCTGACGCTGGCCGGTCAGCAGACTGACACCAGTTATAACAGCGTCGTTCCTCCAATCTATCAGTGTTCGACGTTCCGTTTCGAAGACGTCGGCCAGACCAAGGGATATGATTACTCGCGCAGTGGCAACCCCACGCGCCGCACCCTCGAAGAGGTTCTGGCCGACCTGGAAGGAGGGGTTGGCGCTGTAGCCACGACCAGTGGCATGGCAGCCATCTCAACGGTGCTGTCCATGTTTGACCACGGCATTCATGTGATCTGTGCGCACGACTGCTACGGCGGCACCGAGCGGCTGCTCAATTTGCTGGCCCGGCAGGGCAAACTGGACGTGTCGTTTGTCGATTTGCGGGATTTAAAGGCGGCGGAAGCCGCCCTCCGCCCGAACTCACGAATCATCTGGGTGGAAACGCCATCCAACCCGCTGCTGCGCATCGTGGATCTAAAGGCCCTCTGTCAGTTTGCCCGAACCCACGGATTGCTGGTTGTTGTAGACAATACGTTTCTGTCCCCCCTGCAGCAGCGTCCTTTTGAGTTTGGTGCCGACATTGTGGTTTACTCGACGACGAAATACCTGAATGGCCACTCCGACGTGGTCGGCGGCGCCGTTATCGTGCGCACCGAGGAGCTAAATGAACAGTTGCAGTTCGTGGCCAATGCGCATGGTACCATTGCTGGCCCCTTCGATTGCTGGCTGGTGTTGCGGGGATTGAAGACGCTGCCCGTACGGATACGACAGCATGAACACAACGCAATGGCCGTGGCGCGTTTCCTTGAGCAGCACCCTAATGTAGAGCGTGTCTTTTATCCTGGCCTTCCCTCCCACGAAGGACACGACATTGCTGCACGCCAGCAGAAAGGCTTTGGCGGCATGGTCTCGTTCACTGTGAAAGGGGGACTGGAGGCCGTACATCATATCCTGCGGGCTACCCGCGTCTTTACCCTGGCCGAATCGCTGGGTGGCGTAGAGTCGCTGATCGAGCATCCGGCCACCATGAGCCATGCCTCCATGCGGCCGGAACAACGCGAAGCCGCCGGCATTACCGACAACCTGATCCGGCTCTCCGTCGGCATCGAAGCTACCGAAGACCTGATTGCGGACCTGGAGCAGGCGCTGGCCTACGAACCGGCTACAGTAACGGCCTGA